From a single Cytophagales bacterium WSM2-2 genomic region:
- a CDS encoding diguanylate cyclase: MVQENRQVAENDVSFQTLAENTPIGIYKTDAAGHRTYVNKTWREITGRPESEAFGSGWAKAIYEEDRQKVIDAWREAVNNQTNFQLEFRFDNPIKGLRWVRNQATPLRNSQGVVTGFIGSVEDITLQKLAEEKLQESEKKYRLLSEYSGDIIALANAERKFVYVSPSVYEMLGFRPEELIETLIIDLIHPDDRIHVKATGDYIRKNPQETARAIVRMQKKNNGYTWVESQVRLVTDEFTKESLVLSSIRDVNESKLLQEKLKESEKIHRLLSENSYDIISLADPDRKFEYVSPAVKEILGYEATELIGVSVLDLVHPDDYDRVKAEGEDLRMGKVPVTRINMRMRKKNGEYIWVESQIKMFTEAKGDKPLVQAAIRDINDRKLLEDALKEAKEKAEEASRAKSMFLSTMSHEIRTPMNAIIGLTNLMREENPREDQIESLNLLKFSGENLLAIINDILDFNKIEAGRIELESITFNLKEIVGHHINLLKTRATDKKIDLSLELNGSIPDTVTGDPVRLGQVLNNLLGNAIKFTEIGFVLSSVSALDRKGDKHLIRFSVKDTGIGIKAEKQKEVFENFTQASSDTTRKYGGTGLGLAISKRLVKLMGSDIVLQSESGKGSEFYFDLWMTEGRITTSFNSDNEEKNGSLEGLNVLVAEDNKVNQIVAASFLKKWGAHFSIANNGREACELASQNKFDIVLMDLQMPEMDGYEAAKTIRAMNGHHYQTMPILALSASALLEVKDKASSSGIDGFVSKPFQPDDLREKMLEHVFRKKAKPSEPPTRSNFNFEMYTQGNEEMKRELAGLFVANLKELKSALHISLNEKNVDAYAHALHKSKTTLAIINDKELNKAVIEIQQRLKRQEMIREEDRKRFDQAADELVRNLEEEIKVER; this comes from the coding sequence ATGGTTCAGGAAAATCGGCAGGTAGCTGAGAACGATGTCAGTTTTCAGACATTGGCAGAGAATACTCCGATCGGCATCTATAAAACGGATGCTGCCGGTCACCGTACGTATGTAAATAAAACATGGCGTGAAATTACAGGCAGGCCGGAAAGTGAAGCCTTCGGTTCAGGATGGGCAAAAGCCATCTACGAAGAAGATCGTCAGAAAGTGATAGATGCCTGGCGCGAGGCAGTAAATAATCAAACCAATTTTCAACTTGAGTTTCGCTTTGACAATCCTATCAAAGGACTGCGTTGGGTGAGAAACCAGGCTACACCATTGCGCAATTCACAAGGCGTTGTCACGGGCTTTATCGGCTCTGTCGAAGATATCACCCTGCAAAAATTAGCAGAAGAAAAATTACAAGAGAGCGAAAAAAAATATCGACTCCTTTCAGAATACTCAGGTGACATCATTGCGTTGGCGAATGCAGAAAGAAAATTTGTTTACGTATCTCCATCGGTTTATGAGATGTTGGGATTTCGACCGGAGGAACTAATAGAGACACTAATCATTGACCTGATTCATCCTGATGACCGGATACATGTGAAGGCTACCGGTGATTATATCAGGAAGAATCCACAGGAAACAGCACGCGCTATCGTTCGTATGCAGAAAAAAAATAATGGATACACCTGGGTGGAGTCACAAGTGAGACTCGTGACAGATGAATTTACCAAGGAGTCGTTGGTATTGTCTTCAATTCGTGATGTGAATGAAAGTAAGTTGCTTCAGGAGAAATTAAAAGAGAGCGAGAAAATTCACCGGTTGCTTTCTGAAAATTCGTATGATATCATTTCGCTGGCTGACCCGGATCGAAAGTTTGAATACGTATCTCCGGCAGTAAAAGAAATCCTGGGATATGAAGCGACAGAACTGATCGGTGTGAGTGTTTTGGATCTGGTTCACCCGGATGATTACGATCGGGTGAAGGCAGAAGGTGAAGATCTTCGAATGGGTAAGGTACCGGTTACGCGGATCAATATGCGGATGCGAAAAAAGAATGGCGAGTACATCTGGGTTGAATCGCAGATCAAGATGTTCACTGAAGCCAAAGGTGACAAGCCGTTGGTGCAGGCGGCCATTCGTGACATTAACGACCGCAAACTGCTCGAAGACGCCTTGAAAGAAGCCAAGGAAAAAGCAGAGGAAGCATCTCGCGCCAAGAGCATGTTCCTCAGCACCATGAGTCATGAGATCAGGACGCCTATGAATGCGATCATCGGGCTGACCAATCTGATGCGTGAAGAGAACCCACGCGAGGATCAAATTGAAAGCCTTAACCTGTTGAAGTTTTCAGGAGAGAATTTGTTGGCGATCATTAACGACATCCTTGATTTTAACAAAATTGAGGCCGGGAGGATTGAGCTGGAATCAATTACGTTCAACCTTAAGGAAATCGTAGGCCATCACATCAACTTGCTAAAGACTCGAGCAACGGACAAAAAAATTGATCTTAGTTTGGAATTGAATGGATCAATACCAGACACGGTCACGGGTGATCCGGTGCGACTGGGCCAGGTGCTTAACAATTTATTAGGCAACGCGATCAAATTTACCGAGATAGGATTTGTTTTAAGCAGTGTTTCCGCGCTTGACCGAAAAGGAGATAAACATCTGATCCGGTTTTCTGTCAAAGACACAGGTATTGGCATCAAGGCTGAAAAGCAGAAAGAAGTTTTTGAAAATTTTACACAAGCCAGCAGTGACACAACTCGAAAGTACGGGGGCACCGGCCTCGGTCTCGCCATCTCGAAAAGACTAGTGAAATTGATGGGTAGCGATATCGTTCTTCAAAGCGAATCAGGGAAGGGATCAGAATTTTATTTCGATCTGTGGATGACAGAGGGGCGTATTACAACTTCTTTTAATTCTGACAACGAAGAAAAAAACGGAAGCCTGGAGGGGTTGAATGTTTTGGTGGCTGAAGACAACAAAGTGAATCAGATTGTTGCAGCCAGCTTTCTGAAAAAATGGGGAGCGCACTTCAGCATTGCGAACAATGGGAGGGAGGCATGTGAACTGGCCTCACAAAATAAATTCGACATCGTGCTTATGGATTTGCAAATGCCGGAGATGGATGGCTACGAAGCTGCAAAGACCATACGCGCTATGAACGGCCACCACTATCAGACTATGCCTATTCTGGCGTTATCTGCGTCCGCTTTGCTCGAAGTAAAAGACAAGGCTTCTTCTTCTGGTATCGATGGATTTGTCTCAAAACCTTTTCAGCCCGATGATCTGAGAGAAAAAATGCTGGAACATGTCTTCCGGAAGAAAGCAAAGCCGTCTGAGCCGCCAACCAGAAGCAATTTTAATTTCGAAATGTACACGCAAGGAAACGAAGAAATGAAACGCGAACTCGCAGGATTGTTCGTTGCCAACCTGAAAGAACTTAAGTCAGCTTTACATATTTCACTCAACGAAAAAAACGTGGATGCCTATGCT